The Maridesulfovibrio salexigens DSM 2638 region ACGGAGGACGCGGACCAACCCCGCTGATGACGATTACCGGAACATCCTTCAGGGTCGGGTTTCTGCGCAATCCGGCATAGAACAGTGTTCCGCCTTTTTTGGGCATATCCATATCGAGGGTGACCAGGTCCGGCTTTTCAGCCTTGGCCTTTTCGAGTCCCTCGTGGCCGTTGAAAGCGACGGCGGTTTCGTAGTCATTGTCCTGAAAGAATTCCTCCAGAAAGTCGACCATTGCCGGGTCGTCGTCAATGATCAGTATTCGTTTGGTCATGGTGCACCTCATTTGATAGCTCCGGCTGTTTGGAACCGGGACTACGCCCCATTTTTATCGTCAGGCCCCGCAGGAGCCCATGCCGCTGGGACAGCTCCATGCCCCGGAATCTCTGCCTTGGCAGAAGAAGCGGCATGGGCGTCACAGAGTCCTAGCATGAACCAGAACGATTAAGGGCTGTATGCAAAACCCGGGCGGACGGCATTTTCTGCACTGTCCGCCCGTATGGGTTGTTTTTTATTTATTTTTTTCGCTTACTGCTTCGGCTTTTCTCGCGGCTACTTCGTCCACTTTGGGGACTTCAAGGCCGATGGTGCCGAGAGTTTTGGTCATTTCCAGCATGATGCCCAGTCCACGCTTTGCGTCCTGAGATGCCATGCCCTTAACCAGTCCTATCGGTCCGGTAGCTTCAACCTTGGTGAGATCCAGTTCGGAGAATGCGTTGGCTGCGCCTTCGATCATCATGCGAACCTTGGGATCACCGAGTTTCTCAAGCATACCGATCAGGAATACAAAGGAATCGCCCATGTTGCGGATGTTCTCAACGCCGTATGTTTCAGCGACCTTGGCACGAATATCGATCATTGCACGATAGGTCTCAAAAACACCTCTCTGTTCCAGTTCGTCGAGATATTCGATGAGCTGCGGAACGGAAGAGTGCATAAGCGGTTCGATGGTTTTCCAGAGGTCAATTGCATCTTCAAGCTTGTCCAGCATGTAGGTCATGTTGTTGATGCTGAGCATTGCTTTTTTTATGAAAGCAGTAAGGTCCTCCAACTGGAAACCATGCTCAATGCTTCCGAATTCGTTCATCAGGACTTTAAATCCGTCATGCATGATCGGCGTGAGGTCCTGTTTGAGCTCTTCGGTTGCTCTCGCCCGTTCGGTCAGAAAAGCTATATTTTCTTCCAACCGGTCAAGGCGTTCCAAAATTGCTTCTTCGTTCTTCATAATATTGCCTCCGCCGGTTTATTTGCCTGCCATGTGGCGCATTTTACCTGCCATGAACATCTGAGGTTCAAGCGGCAGCTCGTGTCCCTTGAGCATAAGGTTGAAGTATGCCCACTTGAACATCATCTTGCCCCAGTAGTTCTGGTGGTTTTCACCAAGCAGAGCGAAGGGTCCGAGACCGGGGAACGGGTATTTACCGGGCAGCGGCTCAACATCATAGTTAAAGTCGATGAGGTAAGCTTTTTCGTAACCGGATACGATGAAGCAGGTGGAGTGACCGTCATATTCAGGACGGGGCTCTTCACCGTCGATCTCGCGGAGGAGGTTGTCGACAACGATGTCAGCTTCGTAGTGTGCAACGGAACCGGCCTTGGAGGTCGGGCAGTTGGTGGCGTCACCGATGATGTACATGTTTTCGAACTGGGTGGACTTCAAGGTGTGCTTGTCGGTGTCCATATAACCCATGGGGTCAGTGATGCCGGAATCAATCAGGCACTGGGCACCGAAGTTCGGCGGAATAGCTACGAGCAGGTCGTAGGGTACTTCCTCACCCATAACGTCTTCGATCACTTTTTTGCCGACATTGACGTTGTCGATATTGAAGTTGGGGGTAATTTTAATATTCTTTTCTTCGCAGACCTTATTCAGGATTTCTGCGGCAACAGGCTTGGTGAAAGCACCTGTCAGCGGGGTAACCAGTTCAATTTCGATGTTGTCGCGGACACCGTTTACAGTGAAGAACCAGTCAGCGAGGTAAACGAACTCAAGGGGAGCAACGGGGCATTTGATAGGCATTTCTGCGATGTTCAGAACAACGCGGCCTTCCTTCATGTACTTCCACTTTTTGAACAGGGCTTCAGCACCGTCAGGGGTGTAGAAGTCATGGATATCACCGCGCCAGTCGTCCATCATACCTTCGACTTCGCCGGGTACGATGCGGCAACCGGTGGCAACTACGCACCAATCATATTCATATTTACCGCCGGAGCAGGTAACCACTTTATTTTCAGGGTCCACGTTTTGAATGGTATCCTGAACAAAGTCGACACCGTGCAGGAAGTCGGCTTTAGGTTTTTCGCAATCGTCAAGTGTATAGATGCCGAAAGGCACGAACAGCCAACCGGCCTGATAGTGGTGTTTCCAGTCACGGTCGATGACAGAGATCTGCCACTCTTTGGGATCAAGTTTTTCGCGCATCTTGGTCGCAACCATGGTCCCACCGGCTCCAGCGCCGAGAATAACCAGTTTTTTCATGCTAGTACTCCATTAAAAGGTTGTGTTGATGGTACGTTCTCCAGCTGTACCGGAACTGCGGTTCAGCTAATTTCCTTAATTTCCGGGATGTTGATTAGATCTCGATCCCGGACTGCCTGACAGCGGCCATACCGCCGTCAACATTGACCACGCTTTTGAAACCAGCGTGTTTAAGCACCACCTGCGCTTCGTAGGAGCGTGCGCCGGTGTTGCAGATAAGAATGATTTTTTTGTCTTCCGGTATTTCAGCAAGACGACGGGCTATCTGGCCCTGAGGGATGTGATTCCAGTGAGTCGGATGCTTTTCCACGAAGGGGCGGGCGTTGCCCAACTCTCTGCAATCGATGAAAAAATGTTCTCCGCATTCGCGTTCTTTCCAGAGCTCTTTAAACTCGATCGCATCTATGCCTTCGTTGATTCCTTCCAGCATATTGTCCGCGACATTGGCGGCGGTGTTCAGCACGTCCATTGCTGAGGCAAAGGGCGGGGAGTAAGCGATTTCGAGGTTTGAAATGTCTTCTATTTTCGGCTTTCTGGAGAGTATGGCGGAAACCGCACTGATACGGCCGCAAAGTGCCTGCCCGGATTTGGCGAGTCCCTGAATGCCCAGCACGCGGCGGGTCGGTGCATCGAAAACAAGCTCAAGGGTCATCAGTTCCACTCCGTGCATGAAGTGGGCACGGTCAAACTGGACCACGGTGGCACTCATCGGTGTGAATCCGCACTTCTTGGCCTCATTGAGCGTAAGGCCGGCACCTGCAACGGTGAATTTGTCCAGAATGATGGAATAAGCCCCGGTCGGTGTGGTGAATTGCCTTGGGTTGCCAATAAGGTTGGCGGCAAGGGTGCATGACTGGCGCGGTTCACTTGCACGGATTGTGATGCCGGGAATAGGGATGTCACAAAATGGCGAGGTAAATGTTGCGCAACTTCCGCAGGCATAGATATGCGGGTCGCTGGTGCGCAGCCGTGAATCAACAACAAGCCCTCCGTTCCGGCTCATGGAGAGCCCTGCGGATGAAAATATATGGGTTATAGGCTGGCTCGGTGTTGCATTTATAATGCGGTCGGCAACAATTTCTTTTTCGGTTGTTCGAATCTTGATGCCGTTTTCACACTGGCTGATGTCAACCAGCTTCTGGTCCTTATGGAGAACAATCCCTTTTGTTGTGAGGTGGTGATGCACCATTCCCATAAGATTGTCAGACAGGGGTGCATCATATTCGGAATTGGCCGGGATGATGACTTCTACAGTTCCGGTCTTGTGGCGCATGAGAGAAGATACGGTCAGGAGCAGACTTGAACCGCCTCCTACTATTACGGTTTTTCCTTCAATTGCACGAAGGCGTTTGGCGTCATCAAAGCTGCCGACCCTGACAATTCCTCCAAGGTGGTCTCCGGGAATGTTCAGATCTTCAGGTGCAGACCCTGTGGCAATAATCAATGCGTCATAAGTGATTGCGGATTCTGCGCCTGATGCCACATCGCGTGTCAGGACCTGCTTACTGTCTCTATCAACTCCGGAAGCACGTAAATCTTCCGGGAAGGTCATGCCGTTTTGCAGATATCGCTCAACGGTTCCGCATATGAATTCCGGAAGAGGATTCAGCTCGGGGTAAAGAACAGTCACCTCTGCATCCGGGCACTCTTTCAAATAGCTTTGGGCTGCATTGAGGGCTGGTTCATCCATTCCAATAACGACTAGACGCTTAGACATATTGACTCCTCACAGGTCATATTGGGCTCAGGAAGAAGGGGATCCTGAAGCTTCGGGGAAAACCGGGATTCGGTCCGGCTAAGACTTCTTGGCGTGGCGCAGATAGATGACGCAGATCCAATTCGGGAAGGTCTGCGGGGAAATACGACGGTTGCGGAGGTTGAGAGGGGATCGCTTCTCATTGCCTCCGCAATGCCGTTATATTTGTCGGTGAATACAGAAGAGACTCTCGGTTTGGTCGGATTGGAGTCTCTTACAGTTCCGTAGTGCACACGACTATGATCGGGGATAAACAGCGGGTATAAGGCACTGTTTCCCCTTTTAGAGGTGATGTTGGCCGACTCGCAAAGGAGTCGGATGTTGGTGGAGCTGACCATTGGCTACCGCCATTTGTTACTGAGGCAGCACTAGCCTCGTTTTTGGGACCGGATTAGCTTAGTGTGCTTATCTGGTTTTCTGATTGTTTTAATCTAGATTAAATAAGTCTAGAATAGAGTGCTAATTCGATTCGCAGAAGTTAACGCGAATGGATTTTGGTTTAGCTTTAATTCAGATTGTTTTAATTCGGATTAAATTAATCTGAATTGGAGAGGTCAGGAATAGTCGATTTTTCTCGCTTGTGTCAAGGAGTTGCGATTAAAAATAATACAAGTAAAATCAGGTGTTTATGAGAAAGGCGTTAGTTTTGTGATAAAATATTCACAATGTGTGGGTGGAAAATAACGCTAGGGAAAGGTAGTTTGGGATGGAATCTATTTGGGGTGGCTCCTAAAAAATAGAGCCTAATCGTCAAGTGAAAAACTGTCGGGGTTATCCATGAGGTCGGCGATGGAAATGGAATCAAGTTCTTCTTCAAGAACTTTGGAGGAACGGACCCAGACCTTGCGGGTTTTGCAGGTTGCGGAGCGGGCGCAGATACTTTCATCTGCAACACAGTCAGTCAGGTTTATTCCACCTTCCATTATGCGAACGATTTCGCCGATAGAAATGGTTGAGGGGTCCTTATCAAGAATATGTCCGCCGGTTGCGCCGCGTACGGATACGATCAACCCAGCCTTTTTAAGCGGGCGCAAAATCTGCTCAATGAATTGGACGGTAATACCGGTGGATTCTGATAGCAGCGTAGTTTTCCGGGGTGTGTCGGATTGACGCAGGGCAAGGTCTAAAAGGAGTCTGGTTGCGTAACGGGCACGAGCGGAAAGTTTCATAATCCTCAGCGGGTTGGATATTATTTAAAGTCATCTTAAGGTCGTCATTGCGACTTTTTACCTTAGACGTTTTCTAGTTGAATAAAGAAATGTCGTCAAGGTGATGACCTTCAATGAAGTGCTGGCTCTCTTAATCATGTCCGCGTGCTGCCAGCAAAAACGGGTGCATCAAGCTCACATATTCAGCCTGTTTCAATGCCGTGAAAATGAACTGCGAATGCTCGGCATCGAGCGTAATGTAAAGCTCTACATATTGCGTTGATATTTAACGGTAATGCGTATGTTAAAGGACTGCCCACGGAGTATGCCGGGTCTTTTGACTACCCCGCTTGCTGCGGCAACGGCTCTGCCGGCGGCTGTGTCCAGAAGGGGATTACCTGAGGAACGAATCAGCCTGATGTCGGTAAAGGAGTCGTCTTTGCGGATGTGAAAGGAATATTGAACATTGCCGATAAGCCCGGAAAGGTCCCCATTGCCCGGAAGAAATTTACGTTGTTCCACTGCTTCACGGACCTTCACCAGATAACATTTTCTGGCCAGACGTTCTAATTTTCTAGCCTGCTCTTCGGCCTGTTTTTCATTACTGCTGTCCGCAACTTGTTGTCCGAGCGCAGTTTTGTCGGCTGATCGGATAGGGGGAACATCGAAATTTACAGGTATTGCGATCTGAGTGTCGCCCGCTTCCGGCTCGGAAATCCATTCAAAATTTACCAGCCAGAGATGAACGATGATAGAGACTGCAATGCAGGAACATGTAAGCTGCTGTGAAGTCATCTGGACTTCCTGCCGCTGTCTTCCTTTTTGTTCGCTGTGACGATTACCAGATTGCTGAATCCTTCGCTTCGAACAATGTCGACAATACGGATAAAGTTTTCCACCCGAGCCTGCGGAACGGATTTGAGCAGGATGTTTTCGGGCTGCATGGCAGATGGTTTTCGTGCCACAGTGCGTAATTCATGAGCCAGTTCATGAAGAGTGACCGGCTGCATATTGCAGAGGATTCTCCCATTTTCTTTGAGTTCGATTTCCAATGATTTCCCGGAAACAGGTTTTGCTGTTTCAGCCGGGGGCAGGTCCATGTTCATGCCTTTGGCGGTATAAACAGTTGAGACCACGAAGAAGATCAAGAGGATAAAAACAACATCCAGCAGGGGAGTCAGGTCCGGACTGGCCGGTTTGAGGGTGGATTTGGTGAAAGAGATCATGGCAGCAATGCTCTAATCTTCTTGAATTTCCAGCAGCATGTTTGCGGTATGCTGCATAGCGTAGGCGGCTTTTTCGTGCTGACGGCAGAACCAGCGGTGGGCTATGAGCGCCGGAATAGCAACACTCAACCCCGCGGCGGTGGTCAACAGGGCCTGCCATATCCCTCCTGCGAGCATGGTGATGTCCACGTTTCCAGAGGCTGAAAGTCGTGAAAAAGCTTGGATCATACCAAGGACGGTACCCAGAAGTCCGATCAGCGGTGCAGCAGTGGCTACAGTTGCCAGAAAATCCAGACGGCGGTTGAGTGAAAAGAGGATTTCCTCCCCGGCCAACTGAACTTCATGTTTCTTCTCTCTGTTCGGGAGCTGGCTGAAAAGAGCATTGAAAATCTTCAGGTATAGGGGCGAAGTCTCTTCAACCAAGCTTAGTATTTTGTCGGTGTTATGCTGACGGGCCAGATTAACTATCTCGTTCAGCCGTTCAGCTTTGGGGAAACGGTTGGTGCTGAAAACAAAAAAACGTTCCCCCATGACCGCTAAGGAAGCAATTGAAAGAAGAAAGAGCGGCCACATAATGAGGCCGCCCTGTTGTAAAATATTCATGAGTAATTCCGTTCTAGTTTTTCCAGAAGATCCAGTTCCATGTCTCTGCCGATGGCAACGAGGAATCCGTCATCATCAAATTCCCCGCTGAAGTTGGATAATTCATATCTTCCTGACACGTATTGAACTACTTCAGGGGCGTTGTTTCCGGAAACTTTCACAATTCCCTTGAGCCTGAAGACCTCTTTCGGGAGTGAGGTCATAAGGTCATTAAGATCTTCACGACTCAAGGGTTTGTTGAAGGCAAAACGTCGGGAGGTGAACCCTTCCATAGCGTGCGTATGCTGAGGTGGTGTAAGGGGACAAAGCGAAATCCCGCCGAAGTGGTGTGTTCGGGGATCGGAATCATATATGGTTCCGGGATTAATCTCGCTGTTGATTGTGTTGACCAGCAAGGCACGTTTATTCAGTGTGGTGAGGAGTTTTGCCAGAGATTCTTTTTCTTCCTGTGAGACAAGGTCACATTTATTGAGAATGATGACATCTGCCGCCTTGACCTGATTACGGGCGATATCGCTGTCCGCGAGCAGTTGGGGGCCGTTTTCAGCATCCACCAGTGTTGTGACAGAATCCAACCGGACCAGCGGGCGCAGGGTTTCTATTTCATTGAGAATGTTGAAGGGGTTTGCCAGTCCGGTTGTCTCAAGAACAATTACTTTGGGATTGAAACGGGTCTTAAGCTGCTCAATGCCTTTGGATAGATTCCCGGCTAAAGTACAGCAGACGCAGCCTTCATCCAATTCCACAATGGAATCATCGCCTTCCAGAAGTTTACCGTCCACCCCGGTCTGACCTATTTCATTCTGGATAATAGCAACAAGTTCATTTCTTGAAGCATGGTATTCCAGCAGTTGATTCAAAAAGGTTGTCTTTCCGGCTCCAAGGAAGCCGCTGAGCACGATAAGGCTCGGGCGTTTGTCAAAGGCATAATTGTGGTTTCCTTCAACTTCAACGGCTGCGAGGTCGTTGGTTTTCCAAAAAAGAGCATCAGCAAGAGGGGTAGGCAGGTCTTTTCTTGTTTTCGCATCACCTTGGGCGCAGAAGTCGGGAAGTTGCGGGAACGCGAGGCTAGTGGCTGCCTCGCGTTCCCCCCAATTCAGGGCATCAGTGATGTGGGTGATTTCATGGCTGCTCGGAAATTTATTGCCCATGGAATCGTAGATAGTGGCATGGCCCGGAGTTTCGGTCCTGTAAAATCCGCAGGGCGGGACTTCAAGGCTGTTAGATACCGCTGCTGCAAGTACAAGCAGGAAGTCCATAGCTATGGAATGTGCAGGAATACTCTCTTCAATTTCACCGGGATTGATGATCCACTGGCCGTCCTGAGTCGCAATCCCGTCCTGCGAAATGCTGACTTTGGCTTGGTCGGCAGAAAGTTTGAGCGTGAAACCGTTTTCTTCTCTATTCAGCCCGTTAATAACGGTTGCAATGCGAAAAGGAGCCGCCCAGTTTTCGTCTGATGAAAATCGGCGGATGGATTGAATGTAGTCCTTCTGCACTACTGCGATATTGGCTGCCAACGACATGGATTCCAGCAGTTCTTCATTTTCTTCAGGAAAGTAATACAGGCCCAAAGAGACAAAGAATCCTGAATCATTTGCATATTCATCTTCAGCGCAAAGTCCGAATACCCCCGGATGGGTGCGCAGTTTCATGGTCCATGCTTTTTTCCCTTTTGGACACACAGCCATGCCTTTCCAGCCCAGCAGCCGTTTAAATTCATCATGTTGGCAGGCTACCAGCAGGCAGTTGACCAAAATATCCGGCATGTTGATCTGGTGGTTGCTGCTCCGGCGGGGAGGGAGTATTGCGGAAAGGTTCATGGTAGGCACCTTTTATGAACTGCCCGGCCCGGAGGTCAGGGCCGGACAGTTTGGATATGGTTGTTCAGGCTTTAACAGCCGAAGTTAATCTTATCGCCGTTGCCGAGATAATCCTTGGAAGCGGAGCGGAAGCGCGCTGTGCCACGGACAACCGGATAGCCGGCTTCAATGAATTTCTTGGCAGTGAGATGTCCGGTGCAGTGGTTGCAGCCGATACGCTCGAAGCCCCATTCGCCGAGGGAGATTACGAGGTCATCGTATTTGGGGTCCCAGTCCTCAAAGGGTGAGATGTGCAGGCCGCCGTAAATTCCGTAGAATTTGTCGTTGTCATATTTCAGGTTGGCATAGGCAAAGTCTGCAAACTTGAGGATTCCCTGATGGCAGCAGCCGGAGATCAGTACCAGACCGTGGCCCTTTACGTTGAAGGCGAGGGAAGTCTCACCGAAGACACGGTTGATGATGGGCACATCAAACTTGAGCAAGGCCATTCCCGGAATAATGGGGGTGATGGGCTTGTCTGCGATTTTTAAATCGCCTTTGTATCCGCAGTCTTTTACATATTGCAGACCTTCTTCGTAGAAGCCGTCATGCAGGTAGAGGGGAATGCGGTTGTCATATTTAAGGGTTACAGGCAGGCCCCAGAAGTGGTCCCAGTGCTCATGGGAGATGAACAGGGCTTCGATCTGCTGTTCTTTCAGCATCTTATCGATGCCTTCACGCTTGAAGCTGTCATTCATCCATTCGTAGGACCATCCGGTATCCAGCAGATATTTGTGCATGGTTCCGTCCAGTTCTTCCACTTCGATAAGGCAGGAGTATCCACCGGGGTTATCCGGGTGCAGGGACAGTTTTTTCTGGATTTCCCATGCCTTTTCCAGATCGTGGGGCAGCAGGTCCTTGATGGAGTTGATTCCGTCTTTATAAGAACCTTGGGCGGAACCCTTTCCGTTTCCGAAAGGGGCCCAGTTCAGGGTGTACTGGTTAACCAGTAGTCCGCCCGCTTCGTGGATATCCCCGATGAGGTGGGAGTTGTTGAACCAGCTTGTTTCGGAGATGTTGGTTACGCGAACACTGCGGCAGGCACCGAAGTCGTTCAGTTTGCGCTGTGTTTTGGGAAGACGGTCATAAGCCATCGGGGTGTATGAATACATACCCATTCCGGCGATGGCACCGGCAACAAGCCCTGTTGCCGCGCCTTTGACGAAATCACGTCTGCTTATATTCTTTTTCTCATTGCTCATAATTTAGCTCCTTGTTCCGTGCGCTTACTTGATGATGGTAAAGTTTGCGCTTACCCAGGGCAGGATGTTGATGATTGCGAAGTAGAACAGCACCCCGGCAGCAAGACCGATGAAGAGCCCTTTAGCTACACCCGGAGTCCATTTAACATCACTCGCAACCATTTCTTCCTTGACCTCTTCAAGCTCTGCCTCAGTTTTGGGCACAGCTTTCCAGCCCGGCCAGCCGTCCATGAACCAAACGTTGATCAGGAAGATGTTGATCAGCCAGATCATGGGGATCATGGGGAACTGCTGGGGATGGGAGAATCCTTTCTGAGTTCCGAGGAAAAGGTGGGAGGTCTTGTAGTAGACCACGTAGACCACAACAGCCATAACAGCGGTCAACAGGGTGCGGATGCACACGTTGACAGGACGGCTGAATTTAGTGGGCCAGTTTCCGCAGTAGAAGGTCAGGTACAAGCTGGGAACGAGCCAGAAAATAGCCATTTCACCAACGTGCAGCCAGCGCCAGTCAGGAGCCATGAGACGGCGGGTCCCGCGGATGGTTTCACCCCAGACAAGATCCTGCGCGTAGTACAGGAAGAAGCACAGGGCAAAGGCGATACCGATGATACCGAAGAATGATGCAGTGCGGCGCAGTACGTCATTTTTGATCAGGTTGAAGGGATAGCGTTCCCAGATACCTTCGTAGAGCCAGACAACAACGGTTCCGCACATGATCCATGCGATATGGAAGTTACCGGAAACTGTGTTGGCAAACTCTTCCCAATAGGGCGGGCAGATGGCGGTGAATTTCTGCCAGGGGTAGAAGAGGATAGCCATGTGGGAATGCATGGTCAGGAAATAAACGATCATACTGAAGAAGAAGGTTACGAGCACAATGGTGATGCCTCGCGCCGGCTGCTTCAGTTTCTGCCACGGTGCATTTTCGCAGGCAACAACCCAGCTCGGGGAAAGCCATGATGCGATTGCCGCGAACATCATGATTGCTTCTGCCGCATATTCGATTGCGTAGAAGTCGGTAAGCCCCATTGCCTCAAGGCGGGCAGGGTTGAAATACGCAATCCCGAAGTTACCGAGGATTTCAATGAAGAAGCCCTTGATGAGCAGGATCATGGCCGCAACACTGACCAGAGTCAGGACGGAGCCTTTTACCAGCGGGTGCGTTTTCTGGAGCCATGAGCGTTTGAATGGCCAGAAATCGAAAATGTATGCAAGCCAGATAAATAGGATCAGCAACCAGCGGCAGACCATGTACCCGACATAAGGGGTGTACATGCGCATGATTCCGCGGGGGTCCTGAAAAATCCACCATGTTAAATAAAAGAAAGCAAAAATGATAATCGTGTTGACTAAGGCCGGAATCGGTCCATTCCAGCGTTTCACCAACTTCCGACTCTCAAGGTAGCTGACACTACTGTTGTCCATGTGACTACTCCTTTGTGAGTACGCCGGGGGGATGATCAGTCCCCGTATCCCAACTGTGCTCGTATAACGTCTGTTTACAGGTTTCCGTTAGGAAACCAGTTCCTCCAATTGCCCGGGCGTAACAGTAGCCGGATCGATTCCCTGTGCCATTGCGCGCAGGAACAGTTCTTTTTCTGTCAGGGGAGTCTTCTTGGTTTTCTCCTGCTCTTGAACTGATTCCTTTTTTGCGTCGCCTTGGCGCTTTGGTGAGACGAAACGGCTGAAAAATTCTCTGCGGTTCATAGTTATTCCCTGCCTGTTTTTAGCTGTCCGGCAGAACCATCTGACTGAAAGTCTGAAGGCAGTATTTTGCCAGTTTTTCAGCCTGTTCCGGTTGTCCGGTTTTCAGGGCATTGAATAATTCAACGTGGTAAGCGAATAGTGAATCAATCTGCACCTCTGACAATCCTGTTCCGGCATGCTCCAGATTCTTGGCCGCAAGTTCCAGCTCTTTCAGCAGGAGAATCAGGTAGCCGTTGTTGGAGACCTCAGCCAGAGACCGGAAGAATGAGATGTAAACCCGGCTGATCATTGACAGGTCGAAGTTCACAATGGCTTCGCCCAGTCTTGATGTTGCGGTTTCCAGCTCGGTGATATCCGCCGGGGAAAGGCGCAGTGTTTCGGTGCGCACAAGACCGGGAACAACCAGATAAAGGGTCTCGACCAGTTGGCGGCTTGCCTCGATGCTTTTGCGCTTGCGCAGCATTTCCCAGCTGATGCAGCCTTCCTTGTTTTTCAGGTAGCAGCCGCTTTTTTCACGGATTTCGAGATAGCCCATGCTTTCAAGGTTGCAGAGGGCTTCCCGTACCGTG contains the following coding sequences:
- a CDS encoding FadR/GntR family transcriptional regulator, whose amino-acid sequence is MASTQRPILCQKITAMLQGKSFSIGDRLPGERRLAEMFKTSRNTVREALCNLESMGYLEIREKSGCYLKNKEGCISWEMLRKRKSIEASRQLVETLYLVVPGLVRTETLRLSPADITELETATSRLGEAIVNFDLSMISRVYISFFRSLAEVSNNGYLILLLKELELAAKNLEHAGTGLSEVQIDSLFAYHVELFNALKTGQPEQAEKLAKYCLQTFSQMVLPDS
- a CDS encoding MBL fold metallo-hydrolase, coding for MSNEKKNISRRDFVKGAATGLVAGAIAGMGMYSYTPMAYDRLPKTQRKLNDFGACRSVRVTNISETSWFNNSHLIGDIHEAGGLLVNQYTLNWAPFGNGKGSAQGSYKDGINSIKDLLPHDLEKAWEIQKKLSLHPDNPGGYSCLIEVEELDGTMHKYLLDTGWSYEWMNDSFKREGIDKMLKEQQIEALFISHEHWDHFWGLPVTLKYDNRIPLYLHDGFYEEGLQYVKDCGYKGDLKIADKPITPIIPGMALLKFDVPIINRVFGETSLAFNVKGHGLVLISGCCHQGILKFADFAYANLKYDNDKFYGIYGGLHISPFEDWDPKYDDLVISLGEWGFERIGCNHCTGHLTAKKFIEAGYPVVRGTARFRSASKDYLGNGDKINFGC